The Leptospira langatensis genome includes a window with the following:
- a CDS encoding DUF6171 family protein, with the protein MQYLSCSKLVYKIQSLQISIFELGFGERIYRPGSILELILEQSVENKTFSEKRMGICLDCELLWKAIPTMEQCSVCLCFVRLKTKVQSQSCPMGKW; encoded by the coding sequence TTGCAATACCTGTCATGTTCCAAGCTGGTTTACAAAATACAAAGTCTACAAATATCAATTTTTGAATTGGGTTTTGGTGAACGAATATACCGTCCCGGGTCAATTCTGGAGTTAATTTTGGAACAGTCAGTAGAGAATAAAACATTTTCCGAGAAAAGAATGGGAATCTGCTTAGATTGCGAACTACTCTGGAAGGCGATACCAACCATGGAGCAATGCTCCGTTTGCCTTTGCTTTGTCCGATTGAAAACGAAAGTACAAAGTCAATCGTGCCCAATGGGTAAATGGTGA